The genomic interval GGTGTTGGAACTTTTCCATGGCCCCACCGCCGCTTTTAAGGATTTCGGCGCCCGGTTTATGGCCCGGGCCTTTTCCTACCTCCGCCGCGGTGAGAACAAACCCCTGCGGATACTGGTGGCCACCTCCGGAGATACCGGCGGTGCGGTTGCCGACGGCTTCTACGGAGTGGAGGGCATTTCCGTAACGGTGCTCTACCCCAAAGGCCGGGTAACGCCGCTGCAGGAAAAACAGATCTCCGGTCTCGGCGGGAATATCGATGCACTTGCAGTGGAGGGCAGCTTTGACGACTGTCAGGCCTTGGTAAAAGCCGCCTTTGGCGATGAAGGCCTGCGGAAACGGCTGGTCCTTTCTTCCGCCAACTCCATCAACGCAGCCCGGCTCATCCCCCAGGCAATCTACTACAGCGCCGCCGCAGGCAAAGCCTTTGCCGGCAAAATCGACAGCGATGGTGAGGCCACCCCCCGGGCGCCGGACGGCCAAGGGGCTTCCAAAACCGTTACGACCTACGGTGTTAAAGCCGGAATCCCCATCACCTTTTGTGTGCCCAGCGGCAACTTCGGTAACCTTACTGCGGGGCTCTACGCGCTAAAGATGGGCGCCCCCATCCGGGGTTTCATAGCCGCCACTAATATCAACAAAACGGTGCCGGATTATCTGGAAAGCGGAGAGTACCATGCCCGCTTATCCCAGGCAACCATTTCCAACGCCATGGATGTGGGCGCCCCCAGTAACTTTGAACGCATGGCCGCCCAATGGACCCTTGAGCAGCTGCGGAACATGATCCGCGGCGTTCATGTATCCGATGAGGATACCCGGAAAACCATAGCTGCAGTCCACGACAGTTCTGCTTATTTCCTCGATCCCCACGGCGCCGTGGGCTGGCGGGCAGTGGATATACTAGCCGCCGGAAGCGCTCCGGTCGAAGGCCCCTTAGCGGTATTGGCAACCGCCCATCCGGCAAAGTTTGCGGAAACCGTGGAACCCCTGGTCGGCCCCGTCCCGGCTCCGGCGGCTATAAAAAACGCCCTGGGCCGCAGCTGCACATACAGGACTATCCCGGTGGAACTTTCCGCCCTGGCCGATACCCTATAATAATAGTAAGGAGTAATGCGAAACGAGAAGTTTCGCTTCAATTAATCTGTGCGGTAGCCACCGCACTAAATAGGAGTTATATCTATGAAATCTTGCCCCTGCGGTTCTGGCCGTACCTACGCTGAATGCTGCGAACCCTACATCACCGGGATCCAAAAGCCCCCCACTGCGGAAGCGTTGATGCGGAGCCGTTACACTGCCTATGCGGAACACGCTATTGATTACATTGTGGATACCTGTGTCCAGGAAGGCAAGGATAAAATCGATGTAAAGGAAACTCGGGCCTGGAGTGAAGGCTCCCGGTGGCTCGGGCTAAAGGTACTTTCGGTTACCAAGGGCGGAAGCGCCGACACCACAGGAACCGTGGAGTTTGAAGCCTCCTATGAACGGGACGGTCTGCGGGATATCCACCACGAGGAGGCCAAGTTTAAAAAAATTGACAGCCAGTGGTTCTACGACGAGGGGGATATAGTCCCAAAGACCATAGTCCGGGCTGCCCCCAAGGTGGGGCGCAACGAACCCTGCCCCTGCGGGAGCGGGAAGAAGTATAAACACTGCTGCGGTAAATAAAAAGCGGCGATGCGCATCGCACACCGCCGCTTGAAATTTCGTCTGTTTCCAAAAAGCTACTTAAGCAGTTCCTTCGCCTTAGCGGCCAGCGACCCGGAGTCCAACCCGAAGCGCTTGGTCAGGTAGTCCTGGGAACCAACTTCCCCAAACTCGTCCCGGATGCCGATCCGGGCAAACTTGCCCCGGAAACCGTCTTCCGCAAGGATCTCCGCCACAGCACTGCCAAGACCGTTGTTAATCTGGTGGTTTTCGGCGCTGATTACCGCCTTTACCTTACCGGCTTCCGATAGTATCGCTTCCCGGTCTATGGGCTTAAGGGTAAGCACGTCCAGAACCCCGGCGTCGATCCCTTCAGCAGCCAGGCTTTCCCGGGCTTTAAGGGATTCGTTCACCATGAGGCTCCCCAGGGCTACGAAAAGGACATCCTTACCCGGTTTAATAAGCTTGGCTTTCCCGAACTGGAACTTATCATTTTCCGTATACAGTACCGGAACCGGTTTGCGGGGGAACCGGAAGTACACACAGCCGTAGGTTTCCACCGCTTCCCTGACAAAGGCAGCGCCGCTCCAGGCGTCGGAGGGTTCTACAATGGTTAAGCCCGGTATGGCCCGCATCAGGGCAAGATCCTCAAAGGGCATGTGGGTACCGCCGTTTGCAGCCGCGGTAACCCCGGGATCGGTACCAACCAACTTAACGTTCAGCTTGGCATAATTGGCGGAAATGAAAAACTGATCGTAAACCCGCCGGGAAGCGAAGCAGCCAAAGGTGGCGGCGAAGGGAATCTTCCCCACCGAGGAAAGCCCTGCGGCAATTCCTACCATATTAGCTTCGGCGATACCCACGTTATAAAACCGGTCCGGGTAGGCCTTTTTGAAAACTCCGGTGTTGGTACAGCTCATAAGGTCCGCTTCCAAAACCACGATATTGCTATTTTTTGCCGCCAATTCAGTCAAAGTATCAACATATG from Treponema primitia ZAS-1 carries:
- a CDS encoding pyridoxal-phosphate dependent enzyme; this translates as MHYYSTRSRSNPVSFSVAALTGLAPDGGLFIPEEIPSYPGKIKNSLGTMDFFDIAFETIRPYVHPELPDSVLEDLVHSAYPFAAPLVSVGDRLVLELFHGPTAAFKDFGARFMARAFSYLRRGENKPLRILVATSGDTGGAVADGFYGVEGISVTVLYPKGRVTPLQEKQISGLGGNIDALAVEGSFDDCQALVKAAFGDEGLRKRLVLSSANSINAARLIPQAIYYSAAAGKAFAGKIDSDGEATPRAPDGQGASKTVTTYGVKAGIPITFCVPSGNFGNLTAGLYALKMGAPIRGFIAATNINKTVPDYLESGEYHARLSQATISNAMDVGAPSNFERMAAQWTLEQLRNMIRGVHVSDEDTRKTIAAVHDSSAYFLDPHGAVGWRAVDILAAGSAPVEGPLAVLATAHPAKFAETVEPLVGPVPAPAAIKNALGRSCTYRTIPVELSALADTL
- a CDS encoding YchJ family protein, which encodes MKSCPCGSGRTYAECCEPYITGIQKPPTAEALMRSRYTAYAEHAIDYIVDTCVQEGKDKIDVKETRAWSEGSRWLGLKVLSVTKGGSADTTGTVEFEASYERDGLRDIHHEEAKFKKIDSQWFYDEGDIVPKTIVRAAPKVGRNEPCPCGSGKKYKHCCGK
- a CDS encoding transketolase family protein; translation: METKATAVAEIRAAYVDTLTELAAKNSNIVVLEADLMSCTNTGVFKKAYPDRFYNVGIAEANMVGIAAGLSSVGKIPFAATFGCFASRRVYDQFFISANYAKLNVKLVGTDPGVTAAANGGTHMPFEDLALMRAIPGLTIVEPSDAWSGAAFVREAVETYGCVYFRFPRKPVPVLYTENDKFQFGKAKLIKPGKDVLFVALGSLMVNESLKARESLAAEGIDAGVLDVLTLKPIDREAILSEAGKVKAVISAENHQINNGLGSAVAEILAEDGFRGKFARIGIRDEFGEVGSQDYLTKRFGLDSGSLAAKAKELLK